AAAATCCTATTAAGTTTTAAAAATTGATATTAAAATTGCTTTATGTCTCTAATTATCAATGTTTTTGATCTTGATAATAAAATCCTCAAAAAATGTATATTTGATTTTGAATTTTGGTACATTTGGTCTTTCGGATTATATCTCTTTTTTCTTTGGGCTAACTCCAAAAAAGAGAGAAAAATGATACCCAAAATTACATTTAATAATGGAATTTAAGTTTTTCAATTCTATGGTATTGATTTTAAAGATAAACTAACGAAAAACCTAAAAAAAAAATAGAGGTTCGTATTTGATAAAAAAGGAGAGGATATGAAAGTTTTGGTTATTGATAATTACGATAGCTTTGTTTTTAATTTAGTTCATTATTTGGAAGCATTGGGAGTTGAGGTAATCGTTAAAAGGAACGATGCTTTTACTTTCGATGAGGTAAATCAGTTTCATAAGATATTGTTGTCGCCAGGTCCTGGGATTCCTGATCAGGCTGGAAAAATGAAAAAACTCATTGAAATGTATGCTCCTATCAAAAGTATTTTTGGGGTTTGTTTGGGGCAACAGGCTATAGGAGAAGTTTTTGGCGGAACTCTTGAAAATTTAAAGCAGGTGTATCACGGCAAGGCAACTCCCATAACTATTGTGGCGAATGATTTTATCTATAATGGTGTACCTAATGTTTTTGAGGTAGGACGTTACCACTCTTGGGTGGTGAAAAATCCGCTACCTCCTTCTTTAGAGGCAACTGCCGTAGATGAAAATGGATATATTATGTCGCTTAGGCATAAAATATATGACGTTCGTGGGGTACAATATCATCCTGAGTCGGTAATGACTTCTTTTGGTAAAACCATTCTTAAAAATTGGCTTGAAAATTAGATATGACACTTTTAGACCGATTATTAGTCCATAAATTTGAAGAAGTAGCCTTGAAAAAAAGCCTAATACCGATGTCTGCTTTTGAGCAAAATCCTATATTCCAAACTTCAAATCGTTATTTTACAACATTTTTGAATAATAATTCTCACGGAATTGTTGGCGGATTTTATCGTAGGTCGCCTTGGCAAACGGAAATAAATCTGCATTTGAATGTTTTTGAGGTAGCTCAAGCCTATGAAAAAGGAGGATTTGCGGGAATTTCAATATGTACCGATACGAAGTATTTTGGAGGCTCACTTGATGATATGTTGTTGGTAAAAGCCTCTTGTCAACTTCCTTTACTTTGTAATGATTTTATAGTAGATGTATATCAAATTTATGAAAGTAAGGCTCACGCAGCTGATGCTGTAATGCTTATGGCTTCAATTTTAAAGTTGGATCAAATTCAGTATTTGACTCAAGAAGCTCATCGCATAGGCTTGGAAGTATTTTTACAGATAAATGATATGCAAGATATTGAAAAATGCTTGTTATGTCCGTTTGATGTTTTGGTGGTAAGTAGTCGTTGTTTTTCTACTTCAGAAGTTGATTTTAAAAAATATAATTATTTTTACGACAAACTCTCTGAGGTTCCTTTAAAAATTGCAGAAGGTGGAATTTTTAACACAAAACAAATACTTGATTTAAAGCAGATTGGATATTCGGGTTGTGTAGTGGATTTTCCTTTTTTACAATCGGATGCCGTTTTTTATAGTGTGAATACTTTTATTAGCAACCTTTCATCAAATTAAAAATGATGAGATTTGATTTTTGATAATCAATACGTACCTTAGCCTTTCGTTACATTTCAAATCCTCACAAGTAAATTTAGTTATGCAATTCTCTATACAATCTGATTTTCAACCTACTGGCGACCAACCTCAAGCCATTAAGCAACTCACACAAAGCATCGAAAAAGGGGAAAAATATCAGGTTTTACTCGGTGTGACAGGCTCAGGGAAAACCTTTACTGTAGCTAATGTGGTGCAGAATGTACAACGCCCCACTCTTGTTTTGGCTCATAACAAAACCCTTGCTGCTCAATTATATAGCGAATTTAAAGCGTTTTTTCCGAACAATGCGGTGGAATATTTCGTATCGTATTACGATTATTACCAACCCGAAGCCTACATTCCCACTACGGGAACGTACATCGAAAAAGACCTATCCATCAATGAAGAAATCGAAAAATTACGGCTTAGTGCTACTTCTTCTTTGCTTTCAGGACGACGTGATGTGTTGGTTGTGGCTTCCGTTTCGTGTCTGTATGGAATCGGAAATCCTATTGAATTTCAGAAGAATGTAATCACCATAAAGCGAGGCGAAGTACTTCCACGAACTAAATTTATGCATCGTTTGGTGCAAAGTTTGTATGCCCGAACCACTGCCGATTTCATTCACGGAAATTTCCGAGTGAAAGGCGATGTAGTGGACGTTTACCCTGGCTATTCCGATACGCCTTTCCGCATTCATTTCTTTGGAGATGAAATCGAAGAAATTGAGGTTTTCGACCCGCAAACTAACAAAGTATTAGAACGTTACGATAGTTTGAATATCTATCCTGCCAATATGTTCGTAACCTCGCCCGACGTGTTACAAAAAGCCATTTGGAACATTCAGCAAGATTTGACCAAACAAGTGGAATATTTTAAAGAAATCGGCAAGCATTTGGAAGCCAAACGATTGGAAGAACGCACCAATTTCGATTTGGAGATGATTCGCGAGCTAGGATATTGTTCGGGCATTGAAAATTATTCTCGTTATTTGGACGGAAGAGAGCCCGGTTCACGTCCGTTTTGCTTATTGGATTATTTTCCTGATGATTTTCTGATGGTTATCGACGAAAGTCACGTAACCATTCCGCAAGTACACGCAATGTATGGGGGCGACCGTAGTCGAAAGGAAAATTTGGTAGAATACGGCTTTCGTTTACCCGCTGCTTTAGATAATCGTCCGCTGAAATTTGAGGAATTCGAAGCCCTTCAAAATCAGGTGATTTACGTAAGTGCAACACCTGCCGATTATGAACTTCAAAAAACGCAAGGGGTTTATGTTGAGCAAATTATTCGTCCGACAGGATTGCTCGACCCCGAAATCGAAATCCGTCCGAGTGAAAACCAAATTGACGATTTGGCAGAAGAAATTCAGCTCCGCGTAGAAAAGGACGAACGTGTTTTGGTAACCACTCTCACCAAACGAATGGCGGAAGAGCTTACTAAATATTTGACTAAAATTGGGGTGCGTTGCCGATACATTCACAGCGATGTGGATACCCTTGAACGAGTGGAAATTATGCAAGATTTACGCCGTGGATTGTTCGATGTTTTGGTGGGCGTAAACCTGCTTCGTGAAGGTTTGGATTTACCTGAAGTTTCGCTTGTTGCCATTTTAGATGCTGATAAAGAAGGCTTTTTGCGTTCTACACGTTCGCTGACCCAAACGGTGGGACGAGCTGCCCGAAACGTAAACGGAAAAGCCATTATGTATGCCGATAAAATTACTCAAAGTATGCAAGTAACCATTGATGACACCAACTATCGGCGTGAAAAACAAATGAATTACAATTTCCGTAATGGAATCACTCCCAAGCCATTAAATAAAAAAATCGAAAATACGCTTAGCAAAAGTCCAATTACTGAATTTCATTACGACCCCTCATTCAAAAAGGAAAAAGAGGTTCAAACAGAACTTCTTTCACAAAAGGAAGTTGAGAAAAAAATCCGAGAAACTCGCAAACTAATGGAAACTGCCGCCAAAGAACTAGACTTTGTCAAAGCTGCCCAATATCGTGACGAGATTAAAGTGTGGGAGAGTAAACTGGAAAAATGAAATTTATAGATTGCTGATATGTAGTATTTTTATGGTCCGAGTTAGAGCATCTGTCTTCTCAATAATTAGTTTTGTATATGTCTGAGGAAGATAGGAAGGGATGCGCTCTGCCCATTCGATAAAGCACCAATTTCCAGAGTACAAATACTCCTCTATTCCCATATCGAAAGCTTCTTCTTCACTGGTAATTCTGTAAAAATCAAAATGATAAACCGTATGTTGTGTGTTGGCGTATTCGTTTACTAAACCATAAGTAGGGCTTCCAACAGTATCCGTAATACCCAAGGTAGCTACCAAAGCTTTAATTAACGTGGTTTTACCCATTCCCATACTTCCCTCAAAAACAACTACTTTTTCGGAAAGTAATGGGAGTAATCTTTTAGCGGTTTCCTCAATATTTTCTAAAGTATATGTGATAGTTTGCATCTGTATTTATTTTTAACAATTCCAAATTTCCCACGCTTTTTCGGCTTGTAAGCGTAACATTGCCTCGCCGTTGCAAATGGTTGCTTTTTTTTGTTTCCCTTTTTGCAAAAAAAGGGTTTTTTCAGGATTGTAAATCAAATCGTAAAGCAAATGTTGTGAAGTAATGTACTGATACGGAATGGGGGGGCAATCGGTAACGTTTGGAAATGTACCCAAAGGGGTACAGTT
This genomic window from Capnocytophaga canimorsus contains:
- a CDS encoding anthranilate synthase component II, translating into MKVLVIDNYDSFVFNLVHYLEALGVEVIVKRNDAFTFDEVNQFHKILLSPGPGIPDQAGKMKKLIEMYAPIKSIFGVCLGQQAIGEVFGGTLENLKQVYHGKATPITIVANDFIYNGVPNVFEVGRYHSWVVKNPLPPSLEATAVDENGYIMSLRHKIYDVRGVQYHPESVMTSFGKTILKNWLEN
- a CDS encoding indole-3-glycerol phosphate synthase TrpC; this encodes MTLLDRLLVHKFEEVALKKSLIPMSAFEQNPIFQTSNRYFTTFLNNNSHGIVGGFYRRSPWQTEINLHLNVFEVAQAYEKGGFAGISICTDTKYFGGSLDDMLLVKASCQLPLLCNDFIVDVYQIYESKAHAADAVMLMASILKLDQIQYLTQEAHRIGLEVFLQINDMQDIEKCLLCPFDVLVVSSRCFSTSEVDFKKYNYFYDKLSEVPLKIAEGGIFNTKQILDLKQIGYSGCVVDFPFLQSDAVFYSVNTFISNLSSN
- the uvrB gene encoding excinuclease ABC subunit UvrB — translated: MQFSIQSDFQPTGDQPQAIKQLTQSIEKGEKYQVLLGVTGSGKTFTVANVVQNVQRPTLVLAHNKTLAAQLYSEFKAFFPNNAVEYFVSYYDYYQPEAYIPTTGTYIEKDLSINEEIEKLRLSATSSLLSGRRDVLVVASVSCLYGIGNPIEFQKNVITIKRGEVLPRTKFMHRLVQSLYARTTADFIHGNFRVKGDVVDVYPGYSDTPFRIHFFGDEIEEIEVFDPQTNKVLERYDSLNIYPANMFVTSPDVLQKAIWNIQQDLTKQVEYFKEIGKHLEAKRLEERTNFDLEMIRELGYCSGIENYSRYLDGREPGSRPFCLLDYFPDDFLMVIDESHVTIPQVHAMYGGDRSRKENLVEYGFRLPAALDNRPLKFEEFEALQNQVIYVSATPADYELQKTQGVYVEQIIRPTGLLDPEIEIRPSENQIDDLAEEIQLRVEKDERVLVTTLTKRMAEELTKYLTKIGVRCRYIHSDVDTLERVEIMQDLRRGLFDVLVGVNLLREGLDLPEVSLVAILDADKEGFLRSTRSLTQTVGRAARNVNGKAIMYADKITQSMQVTIDDTNYRREKQMNYNFRNGITPKPLNKKIENTLSKSPITEFHYDPSFKKEKEVQTELLSQKEVEKKIRETRKLMETAAKELDFVKAAQYRDEIKVWESKLEK
- the tsaE gene encoding tRNA (adenosine(37)-N6)-threonylcarbamoyltransferase complex ATPase subunit type 1 TsaE is translated as MQTITYTLENIEETAKRLLPLLSEKVVVFEGSMGMGKTTLIKALVATLGITDTVGSPTYGLVNEYANTQHTVYHFDFYRITSEEEAFDMGIEEYLYSGNWCFIEWAERIPSYLPQTYTKLIIEKTDALTRTIKILHISNL